One Mycolicibacterium parafortuitum DNA segment encodes these proteins:
- a CDS encoding aminoglycoside phosphotransferase family protein, with protein sequence MQTWHQGRLTERQADVVARWFPDAQLVRDMSWNLVDTAVLALDTGNGRAVVKAAGPGNRHIGREITAYQGFTSVLERRGRAPRLLHHDRDANILAIEYLRGSSVEGNDAEFLPDTYVQAGELCRAFHQQAERTDPDWDAAAVAKSIAWLDKPHRIAPDDEQRLRTILLGHRPRPVNVVPTHGDWQPRNWLIDGGTLKVIDFGRFEWRPAIDDFGRLAAQQWRQDDRLERAFFAGYGYDPRTPELWRMSAVHHAVGTAVWAYQVGDEPFEMQGHRMITEALGLFDA encoded by the coding sequence GTGCAGACATGGCATCAGGGTCGGCTGACCGAACGCCAGGCGGACGTCGTCGCCCGATGGTTTCCCGATGCGCAGCTCGTGCGGGATATGAGCTGGAATCTGGTGGATACGGCAGTGCTCGCGCTCGATACCGGGAACGGCCGGGCTGTCGTGAAGGCCGCGGGACCCGGTAATCGCCATATCGGGCGAGAAATCACGGCATATCAAGGGTTCACGAGCGTGCTGGAGCGCCGGGGACGGGCCCCGCGACTGCTTCACCACGACCGTGACGCGAACATTCTGGCCATCGAGTACCTGCGGGGATCGTCAGTCGAGGGAAACGATGCCGAGTTCCTGCCGGATACCTACGTCCAGGCCGGCGAGCTGTGCCGGGCATTCCATCAGCAGGCCGAACGCACCGATCCGGATTGGGATGCCGCCGCGGTCGCGAAATCGATTGCCTGGCTTGATAAGCCGCATCGAATCGCGCCAGACGATGAGCAGCGGCTGCGGACGATACTTCTCGGACATCGCCCGCGGCCAGTGAACGTCGTTCCCACCCACGGGGATTGGCAGCCCAGAAACTGGCTGATCGACGGCGGCACGCTCAAGGTCATCGATTTCGGGAGATTCGAATGGCGACCGGCGATCGACGATTTCGGCAGGCTCGCCGCGCAGCAGTGGCGCCAGGATGATCGTCTCGAGAGGGCATTCTTCGCCGGGTACGGCTACGACCCGCGGACACCGGAGCTATGGCGGATGTCGGCCGTTCATCATGCCGTCGGCACCGCCGTATGGGCGTATCAGGTCGGCGACGAGCCGTTCGAGATGCAGGGCCACCGCATGATCACCGAGGCACTCGGACTGTTCGACGCCTGA
- a CDS encoding 5-oxoprolinase/urea amidolyase family protein, with product MSGVTLEVLRPGPLALVEDLGRPGLSHLGVTRSGAADRRAHTLANRLVANPDDRATVEVTMGGFSARVHGGNGEGVAIAVTGADTDPSVNGVPFGTNSIHFAHDGEVISLGAPRAGLRSYLAVRGGIEVEAVLGSRSYDVMSAIGPVPLKRGDVLPVGEHTDDFPELEQAPVAAIADDVLEVKVVPGPRDDWFVDPDVLVRTNWQVTNHSDRVGIRLVGMPLEYRSRDRQLPSEGATRGAIQVPPNGFPVILGPDHPVTGGYPVIGVVVDEDIDKVAQARPGQTVRLHWSRPRRPSIRY from the coding sequence ATGAGCGGCGTCACGCTGGAGGTCCTGCGGCCCGGTCCGCTCGCGCTGGTCGAGGACCTCGGCCGGCCGGGGCTTTCCCACCTGGGCGTCACCCGGTCCGGTGCCGCCGACCGGCGCGCGCACACGCTGGCCAATCGGCTGGTCGCCAACCCCGACGACCGCGCCACCGTGGAGGTGACGATGGGCGGGTTCAGTGCCCGCGTGCACGGCGGTAACGGCGAGGGCGTCGCGATCGCGGTGACCGGCGCCGACACCGACCCGTCGGTCAACGGAGTTCCGTTCGGCACCAACAGCATCCACTTCGCGCATGACGGTGAGGTGATCTCGCTCGGCGCGCCCCGGGCGGGCCTGCGCTCGTATCTGGCGGTCCGCGGAGGCATCGAGGTCGAGGCGGTGCTCGGCTCCCGCAGCTACGACGTGATGTCGGCGATCGGGCCGGTGCCCCTCAAACGGGGCGACGTGCTGCCCGTCGGCGAGCACACCGACGACTTCCCCGAGCTCGAGCAGGCGCCCGTCGCGGCGATCGCCGACGATGTGCTCGAGGTCAAGGTGGTGCCCGGCCCGCGCGACGACTGGTTCGTCGACCCCGACGTGCTGGTGCGGACCAACTGGCAGGTCACCAACCACAGTGACCGCGTCGGGATCCGACTGGTCGGGATGCCGCTGGAATACCGCAGCCGGGACCGGCAGCTGCCCAGCGAGGGCGCCACCCGCGGGGCGATCCAGGTACCCCCGAACGGGTTTCCGGTGATCCTCGGCCCCGACCACCCGGTCACCGGCGGCTACCCCGTGATCGGCGTGGTCGTCGACGAGGACATCGACAAGGTCGCGCAGGCCCGGCCCGGGCAGACCGTGCGGTTGCACTGGTCGCGGCCGCGGCGGCCGTCCATCAGATACTGA
- the nirD gene encoding nitrite reductase small subunit NirD — protein sequence MTVINETQVWTTACRYDFLIPNRGVGVLLPGGAQAALFRLDDGTLRAVGNIDPFSGAAVMSRGIVGDRAGRATVQSPIKKQAFALDDGRCLDTPDDNPDHCLPVYATRITPDGDVQVGT from the coding sequence GTGACCGTGATCAACGAGACGCAGGTGTGGACGACGGCCTGCCGGTACGACTTCCTGATCCCCAACCGCGGGGTCGGGGTGCTACTTCCCGGCGGCGCGCAGGCCGCGCTGTTCCGGCTCGACGACGGCACCCTGCGCGCGGTCGGCAACATCGACCCGTTCTCCGGTGCGGCGGTGATGTCGCGGGGCATCGTCGGTGACCGCGCCGGCCGCGCCACCGTGCAGTCGCCGATCAAGAAGCAGGCGTTCGCACTCGACGACGGCCGCTGCCTCGACACTCCTGATGACAACCCCGATCACTGCCTGCCGGTGTATGCGACGCGGATCACCCCCGACGGCGACGTCCAGGTCGGCACCTGA
- the fdxA gene encoding ferredoxin, producing the protein MTYVIGSACVDIVDKSCVQECPADCIYEGDRAMYINPNECVDCGACRIACRVDAIYYETDLPDEELAFLADNAEFFTTTLPGRDAPLGDPGGAATVGRVGADTPLVAALPVKTAHP; encoded by the coding sequence ATGACCTACGTGATCGGCAGCGCGTGCGTGGACATCGTCGACAAGTCCTGCGTGCAGGAGTGCCCTGCGGACTGCATCTACGAGGGTGATCGCGCCATGTACATCAACCCCAACGAATGCGTGGACTGCGGCGCCTGCCGCATCGCGTGCCGGGTGGACGCGATCTACTACGAGACCGACCTTCCCGACGAGGAACTGGCGTTCCTGGCCGACAACGCCGAGTTCTTCACCACGACGTTGCCCGGCCGCGACGCGCCGCTCGGCGATCCCGGCGGCGCCGCGACGGTGGGCCGGGTCGGCGCGGACACCCCGCTGGTCGCGGCGTTGCCGGTGAAGACCGCGCACCCCTGA
- a CDS encoding ABC transporter substrate-binding protein, producing the protein MSRVWSRRGFLGLTAGAAATLVACAQDKPGAVAGDGSVTVTHVFGETKIPAPPTKVVSAGLTCADDLLALGVVPIAVTDWFGGEPLGVWPWARPQLGDAQPVVLSLADGVPVEQIAALAPDLIVATDAGLDQDTYTQLSQIAPTVAQSGRAAFFEPWRDQATTIGQAVFRHDDMQKLIADVDAGFTAVKNDHPEFSGKRAALLAGTLGEDGARISGPAWRREFLDQMGFTVVESVDDADVLIWTTETPDEQAALQADPAVAGLRARQVFTDKELAGAIAYASPLSYPVVAQRLPSMLADALT; encoded by the coding sequence GTGTCCCGCGTGTGGTCCCGGCGAGGTTTCCTCGGCCTGACGGCCGGCGCCGCAGCGACGCTGGTGGCTTGCGCCCAGGACAAGCCGGGTGCAGTCGCCGGCGACGGGTCGGTGACCGTCACCCACGTGTTCGGCGAAACCAAGATCCCGGCGCCGCCGACGAAGGTGGTCAGCGCGGGCCTCACCTGCGCCGACGACCTGCTGGCCCTCGGCGTCGTCCCGATCGCGGTGACGGACTGGTTCGGCGGCGAACCGCTCGGCGTGTGGCCGTGGGCCCGCCCGCAGCTCGGCGACGCCCAGCCGGTGGTGCTGTCCCTGGCCGACGGTGTGCCGGTCGAGCAGATCGCCGCGCTCGCCCCGGATCTGATCGTCGCCACCGATGCCGGACTCGACCAGGACACCTACACGCAGCTGTCCCAGATCGCGCCGACGGTCGCCCAGTCGGGGCGGGCCGCGTTCTTCGAGCCGTGGCGCGACCAGGCCACCACGATCGGTCAGGCCGTGTTCCGCCACGACGACATGCAGAAGCTCATCGCCGACGTCGACGCCGGGTTCACAGCCGTCAAGAACGACCATCCGGAGTTCAGCGGGAAACGCGCGGCGCTGCTCGCCGGCACGCTGGGCGAGGACGGTGCGCGGATCAGCGGACCGGCCTGGCGCCGCGAGTTCCTCGACCAGATGGGGTTCACGGTGGTCGAGTCTGTCGACGACGCCGACGTGCTGATCTGGACCACCGAGACACCCGATGAGCAGGCCGCACTACAGGCCGACCCGGCCGTCGCCGGCCTGCGGGCCCGCCAGGTCTTCACCGACAAGGAGCTGGCCGGCGCGATCGCGTACGCGTCCCCGCTGTCCTACCCGGTGGTCGCCCAGCGGCTGCCTTCGATGCTGGCCGATGCCCTGACCTGA
- a CDS encoding uroporphyrinogen-III synthase, with protein MSEPDWAPLTGFRVAVTSARRADELSALLRRRGATVTSAAAIEMVPLPDDDELRQRTQSLIDVPPDIVIATTGIGLRGWIAAADGWGMANELTAALGNARIVSRGPKATGALRAAGLPEEWSPESESSREVLLYLLEGGIAGMRIAVQLHGATADWDPFPEFLDELRAAGAEVVPIRVYRWHPAPRHGDFDQLVAGIAEEKFDAVSFTSAPAVASVLMRATEMGIEAQVLSALRNNVHAMCVGPVTARPLVRLGVPTSAPERMRLGALARHITDELPLLQARTVRVAGHLLEIRGNCVLVDGVVKALSPAAMATIRALALRPGAVVSRTDLLRALPGSGTDTHAVETAVLRLRTALGDKKMVSTVVKRGYRLPVDEACAS; from the coding sequence ATGAGTGAGCCGGACTGGGCGCCGCTCACCGGATTCCGGGTTGCGGTCACCTCCGCGCGGCGCGCTGACGAACTGAGTGCGCTGCTGCGGCGCCGTGGCGCGACGGTGACCAGCGCCGCAGCGATCGAGATGGTGCCGCTGCCCGACGACGACGAACTGCGGCAGCGGACGCAGTCGCTGATCGACGTGCCGCCCGACATCGTCATCGCGACCACCGGCATCGGGTTACGGGGCTGGATCGCCGCCGCCGACGGCTGGGGCATGGCCAACGAACTGACCGCCGCGCTCGGCAACGCGCGGATCGTGTCGCGCGGTCCGAAGGCCACGGGTGCGCTGCGCGCCGCCGGGCTGCCCGAGGAGTGGTCCCCGGAATCGGAGTCCTCCCGTGAGGTGCTGCTCTACCTGCTCGAGGGCGGTATCGCCGGGATGCGGATCGCGGTGCAGTTGCACGGTGCCACCGCGGACTGGGACCCGTTCCCGGAGTTCCTCGACGAATTGCGCGCGGCGGGAGCCGAAGTCGTGCCGATCCGGGTGTACCGGTGGCATCCGGCGCCGCGTCACGGCGATTTCGACCAGCTGGTCGCGGGCATCGCCGAGGAGAAGTTCGACGCGGTCAGCTTCACCTCGGCACCCGCGGTTGCGTCGGTGCTGATGCGGGCCACCGAGATGGGGATCGAGGCGCAGGTGCTCTCGGCGCTGCGCAACAACGTGCACGCGATGTGCGTCGGGCCTGTCACGGCACGCCCGCTGGTCCGGCTCGGTGTGCCGACCTCGGCGCCGGAACGGATGCGCCTCGGGGCGCTGGCCCGCCACATCACCGACGAGCTTCCGCTGCTGCAGGCGCGCACCGTGCGGGTGGCCGGGCACCTGCTGGAGATCCGCGGCAACTGCGTGCTGGTCGACGGCGTGGTCAAGGCGCTGTCGCCGGCGGCGATGGCGACCATCCGGGCGCTGGCACTGCGGCCGGGCGCGGTGGTGTCGCGCACCGACCTGCTGCGTGCCCTGCCGGGCAGCGGCACCGACACCCACGCCGTCGAGACGGCGGTGCTGCGGCTGCGGACCGCGTTGGGCGACAAGAAGATGGTCTCCACCGTGGTCAAGCGCGGCTACCGGCTGCCCGTCGACGAGGCGTGCGCGTCATGA
- a CDS encoding YeiH family protein codes for MTEQSTQSSAEKQRAPSGIGYVVGGVLVVLVLGAATRFFEQQVPKWAAGTDFAGIAKSIEFPVYAIALGLLGNVVLTRLALRDKLAAGFKTEFFIKTGLVLLGASINLKLLVTAAGPAIIQALLLISIVFGFTWWLGGRLGIEDKLRALLASAVSICGVSAAIAAAGAVQARREQLAYAASLVIVFALPSIFLLPWLAGVFGLSDAVAGAWIGGNIDTTAAVAAAGALAGEDALQIATIVKTTQNALIGIVAIALTAYFALKVEKRDKTEARPTFGTFWARFPKFVLGFIAASIVGTLYLQWGGDKANISTVNDLRTWFLIFAFVAIGLEFSLTGLREAGWRPVAVFASATVVNILVALGLALVLFGNFQVG; via the coding sequence GTGACCGAACAGAGCACCCAGAGTTCGGCCGAGAAACAGCGCGCACCGTCGGGAATCGGCTACGTCGTCGGCGGCGTGCTCGTCGTCCTCGTCCTCGGCGCCGCGACCCGCTTTTTCGAACAGCAGGTACCGAAGTGGGCCGCGGGCACCGACTTCGCCGGGATCGCCAAGTCCATCGAATTCCCGGTCTATGCCATCGCTTTGGGCCTGCTCGGCAATGTCGTGCTGACCAGGCTCGCGCTGCGCGACAAGCTCGCGGCCGGCTTCAAGACCGAGTTCTTCATCAAGACCGGCCTGGTCCTGCTCGGCGCGTCCATCAACCTCAAACTGCTGGTCACCGCCGCCGGTCCGGCGATCATCCAGGCGCTGCTGCTGATCAGCATCGTCTTCGGCTTCACCTGGTGGCTCGGCGGGCGGCTCGGAATCGAGGACAAGCTGCGCGCCCTGCTCGCGTCGGCCGTGTCGATCTGCGGTGTCAGCGCCGCTATCGCCGCCGCGGGTGCGGTGCAGGCCCGCCGTGAACAGCTCGCCTACGCGGCGTCGCTGGTGATCGTGTTCGCGCTGCCGTCGATCTTCCTGCTGCCGTGGCTGGCCGGGGTGTTCGGGCTCTCCGACGCGGTCGCCGGCGCGTGGATCGGCGGCAACATCGACACCACTGCCGCGGTCGCGGCCGCCGGTGCCCTCGCCGGCGAGGACGCGCTGCAGATCGCGACCATCGTCAAGACCACCCAGAACGCGCTGATCGGCATCGTCGCGATCGCGCTGACGGCGTACTTCGCGCTGAAGGTGGAGAAGCGCGACAAGACCGAAGCCCGCCCGACCTTCGGGACGTTCTGGGCACGGTTCCCGAAGTTCGTGCTCGGCTTCATCGCCGCGTCCATCGTCGGCACGCTCTACCTGCAGTGGGGCGGCGACAAGGCGAACATCTCCACGGTCAACGACCTGCGCACCTGGTTCCTGATCTTCGCGTTCGTCGCGATCGGCTTGGAGTTCTCGCTCACGGGGCTGCGCGAGGCGGGCTGGCGGCCCGTCGCGGTGTTTGCCTCGGCCACCGTCGTCAACATCCTCGTGGCGCTCGGACTGGCCCTCGTATTGTTCGGTAACTTCCAGGTCGGTTAG
- a CDS encoding 5-oxoprolinase subunit B family protein, producing MSVTADVADTVRTGGVRQILDYGDRALLLEFGSSAEVLAWTEVIRDAGLPGVVDIVPAARTILVKLDGGRYQAPTRQRLGGLEMTDEAAADASPPTEADVTIDVAYDGEDLDEVARLTGLSTAEVVAAHTGTLWRVGFSGFAPGFAYLVGGDERLVVPRRAEPRTKVPVGSVGLAGEFSGVYPRESPGGWQLIGRTSAVLWDIDRDDPALLTPGMWVRFAAHERSVSAEEVKS from the coding sequence ATGAGCGTGACTGCGGACGTGGCCGACACCGTGCGCACCGGCGGTGTTCGGCAGATTCTGGATTACGGCGATCGGGCGCTGCTTCTCGAATTCGGCAGCAGCGCAGAGGTTCTGGCCTGGACGGAGGTGATCCGCGACGCCGGCCTGCCCGGCGTGGTGGACATCGTGCCCGCGGCCAGGACGATTCTGGTCAAACTCGACGGCGGCCGGTACCAGGCGCCCACCCGGCAGCGGCTGGGCGGGCTGGAGATGACCGACGAGGCCGCCGCCGACGCCTCACCACCCACCGAAGCCGACGTGACGATCGACGTCGCCTACGACGGGGAGGATCTCGACGAGGTGGCGCGGCTGACCGGGCTGAGCACCGCCGAGGTCGTCGCCGCCCATACCGGCACGCTCTGGCGGGTCGGGTTCAGCGGCTTCGCCCCCGGCTTCGCCTACCTGGTCGGCGGCGACGAGCGCCTCGTGGTGCCGCGCCGTGCCGAGCCGCGCACCAAGGTGCCCGTCGGATCCGTCGGCCTGGCCGGCGAGTTCAGCGGTGTCTACCCGCGCGAATCCCCCGGCGGCTGGCAGCTGATCGGCCGCACCTCGGCGGTGCTGTGGGACATCGACCGGGACGACCCGGCGCTGCTGACCCCGGGGATGTGGGTGCGGTTCGCCGCGCACGAGAGGAGCGTTTCAGCAGAGGAGGTGAAGTCATGA
- a CDS encoding queuosine precursor transporter, with protein sequence MAPDPTTTHASFARVGSAYYPVLVAVFTALVIISNVTATKGVEFGPIITDGGFIVFPLTYVIGDVLSEVYGFKAARRAIYTGFAMNALAALAFWATVYLPAADFYENQAHFENIVEAYTGLIVAGMAGFLVGQTLNAWSLVLIKERTKEKHLWARLVGSTFVGQLGDTVVFCAIAAGVIGITSFRDFAVYTAQGWLYKTLVEVVLLPVTYRAIALIKRREPTYQNTPA encoded by the coding sequence CTGGCCCCCGACCCCACCACCACCCACGCCTCGTTCGCGCGCGTCGGATCGGCCTACTATCCGGTGCTCGTCGCGGTGTTCACCGCGCTGGTCATCATCTCCAACGTCACCGCGACCAAGGGCGTCGAGTTCGGCCCGATCATCACCGACGGCGGGTTCATCGTCTTCCCGCTGACCTACGTGATCGGCGATGTGCTCTCCGAGGTCTACGGGTTCAAGGCCGCACGGCGCGCCATCTATACCGGGTTCGCGATGAACGCGCTTGCCGCGCTGGCGTTCTGGGCCACCGTCTACCTCCCCGCCGCGGACTTCTACGAGAACCAGGCGCACTTCGAGAACATCGTCGAGGCCTATACCGGCCTGATCGTCGCCGGGATGGCCGGCTTCCTCGTCGGCCAGACGCTCAACGCCTGGTCCCTGGTGCTGATCAAGGAGCGCACCAAGGAGAAGCACCTGTGGGCGCGGCTGGTCGGGTCGACGTTCGTCGGGCAGCTCGGCGACACCGTGGTGTTCTGCGCGATCGCGGCCGGCGTCATCGGCATCACGTCGTTCCGCGACTTCGCGGTCTACACCGCGCAGGGCTGGCTCTACAAGACCCTCGTCGAGGTCGTGCTGTTGCCGGTCACCTATCGGGCGATCGCGTTGATCAAGCGGCGCGAACCGACCTATCAGAACACCCCCGCCTGA
- a CDS encoding dienelactone hydrolase family protein — protein sequence MTVTHEVTYDIDDLTMVAHLARPAGDGPWPAVLIGHDGIGLDDYQRSRADELAAHGYVALAMDYHGGELFFGRPEAMLARVLPLLGDADRMHAIGRAALDVLLAVPGVDADRLGALGYGAGGRIVLELARRAASFTAVAVVHPALPDVSVEGWTDSTGAYLLSTGSEDPICTPDQLLTFGSALQRAGADWRVNVYGGAEHAFWARPTNPDGSPAEGSTHTQATVPGVGYHPAHTPRAWRAVLDLFDETLAPSPQTG from the coding sequence GTGACTGTGACGCATGAAGTCACCTACGACATCGACGATCTGACCATGGTCGCGCACCTTGCGCGGCCGGCAGGCGACGGTCCCTGGCCGGCGGTGCTGATCGGACACGACGGGATCGGCCTCGACGACTATCAGCGCAGCCGCGCCGACGAACTGGCCGCGCACGGCTATGTGGCCCTCGCGATGGACTACCACGGCGGCGAGCTGTTCTTCGGTCGACCAGAAGCGATGCTGGCCCGGGTGTTGCCGTTGCTGGGCGATGCTGATCGGATGCACGCCATCGGCCGTGCCGCGCTCGATGTCCTTCTCGCGGTGCCCGGCGTCGACGCCGACAGGCTCGGCGCACTCGGTTATGGCGCGGGCGGACGTATCGTGCTCGAACTTGCCCGCAGAGCCGCGAGTTTCACGGCCGTCGCCGTCGTCCACCCTGCCCTGCCCGACGTCAGCGTCGAGGGCTGGACCGACTCGACCGGCGCGTACCTGCTGAGTACGGGTTCCGAAGACCCGATATGCACGCCGGACCAGCTTCTGACGTTCGGCTCCGCGCTTCAGCGTGCCGGTGCCGACTGGCGGGTGAACGTGTACGGCGGAGCAGAGCACGCGTTCTGGGCACGGCCGACCAACCCCGACGGATCGCCCGCCGAGGGATCCACGCACACCCAAGCCACCGTGCCCGGCGTCGGATATCACCCGGCCCACACTCCGCGCGCATGGCGTGCCGTGCTCGACCTGTTCGACGAGACACTCGCGCCCTCGCCACAGACAGGCTGA
- a CDS encoding LysE/ArgO family amino acid transporter: protein MNTATVAVLSGFATSIALIAAIGAQNAFVLRQGIRGEHVLPVVAVCTTADLLLIVAGIAGFGALIAAHPDIVTVTTIGGAAFLICYGLLAARRAVKPGTLTPADAAPARLAAVLATCLALTFLNPHVYLDTVILLGALANEHQDSKWLFGVGAVTASAVWFTGLGFGAKRLRPWFAAARTWRILDGVIAVVMIVLGISLLMR from the coding sequence GTGAACACCGCAACCGTGGCCGTCCTCAGCGGCTTCGCCACCTCGATCGCGCTGATCGCCGCGATCGGGGCCCAGAACGCCTTCGTGCTGCGTCAGGGCATCCGCGGTGAACACGTGCTACCGGTCGTCGCCGTCTGCACCACGGCCGATCTTCTGCTGATCGTCGCCGGCATCGCGGGCTTCGGCGCGCTGATCGCCGCGCATCCGGACATCGTCACCGTCACCACGATCGGCGGCGCCGCGTTCCTGATCTGCTACGGACTGCTGGCCGCCCGCCGGGCCGTCAAACCCGGGACGCTCACCCCCGCCGACGCCGCACCCGCCCGGCTGGCCGCGGTGCTGGCCACCTGTTTGGCGCTGACCTTCCTCAACCCGCACGTCTACCTCGACACCGTGATCCTGCTCGGCGCGCTGGCCAACGAACACCAAGACAGCAAATGGCTGTTCGGCGTCGGCGCCGTGACCGCCAGTGCCGTGTGGTTCACCGGCCTGGGCTTCGGCGCCAAACGGCTGCGCCCGTGGTTCGCGGCGGCGCGCACCTGGCGCATTCTCGACGGTGTCATCGCGGTCGTGATGATCGTGCTCGGCATCTCGCTGTTGATGCGGTGA
- a CDS encoding GNAT family N-acetyltransferase translates to MAPDAGRTTGVRARLVHTSDLDGETREDARRMVIDAFDGDFAEHDWEHALGGMHALICQRGEVIGHAAVVQRRIYYGGHALRCGYVEGLAVRADHRGQGLGHALMDGVEQVVRGAYHLGALSTTELGEPLYSVRGWVPWRGPTSVLAPDGPTRTPDDDGALYVLAADLPPGVALDPAAPIACEWRSGDVW, encoded by the coding sequence ATCGCACCGGACGCTGGTAGAACCACAGGTGTGCGCGCACGCCTGGTCCACACCTCCGATCTCGACGGCGAGACCCGCGAGGACGCCCGCCGGATGGTCATCGACGCGTTCGACGGCGACTTCGCCGAGCATGACTGGGAGCACGCCCTCGGCGGTATGCACGCGCTGATCTGCCAGCGCGGCGAGGTCATCGGGCACGCCGCCGTCGTGCAGCGCCGCATCTACTACGGCGGCCACGCGCTGCGCTGCGGCTACGTCGAAGGCCTCGCCGTGCGGGCCGACCACCGCGGTCAGGGCCTCGGCCACGCGCTGATGGACGGTGTCGAGCAGGTGGTGCGGGGCGCCTACCACCTCGGAGCGCTCAGCACGACCGAGCTCGGCGAGCCGCTCTACAGCGTGCGCGGCTGGGTGCCGTGGCGGGGCCCGACCTCGGTGCTGGCACCGGACGGGCCCACCCGCACCCCCGACGACGACGGCGCGCTGTACGTGTTGGCCGCCGACCTGCCCCCGGGCGTGGCCCTCGACCCGGCCGCGCCGATCGCGTGTGAATGGCGTTCCGGCGACGTCTGGTGA
- a CDS encoding cytochrome c biogenesis protein ResB has protein sequence MPDQQDTPTQRLNEDWLAVIIGLTLLALVLIGAIPGSVIP, from the coding sequence ATGCCGGATCAACAGGACACCCCGACCCAACGGCTCAACGAGGACTGGCTCGCCGTCATCATCGGCCTGACGCTGCTCGCCCTCGTCCTCATCGGCGCGATCCCGGGCAGCGTGATCCCGTGA
- a CDS encoding sirohydrochlorin chelatase, whose translation MSLLLVAHGTRKPRGVSLIGDLAAQVSAALQQPVRVAFVDVLGPTPSELLREEPHRRTVLVPAFLSRGYHVSRDIPSHIEDSGHHDVTVTRALGPDPALVRVLVDRLIESGWRPDDSVILAAAGTSDPAAMHDLHTTATWLSATLGSRVELAFAATGEPRIADAVATARRQGRRGRRVVVASYLLSEGLFQDRLRASGADLVTDPLGPHPGVTRLIINRFQRAGFDTSAEIAFRQPSFEYAPAGMQFRR comes from the coding sequence ATGAGCCTGCTGCTGGTCGCCCACGGCACCCGCAAACCGCGCGGGGTCTCGCTGATCGGCGACCTCGCCGCGCAGGTCTCCGCCGCGCTGCAGCAGCCGGTGCGCGTCGCGTTCGTCGACGTTCTCGGCCCGACCCCGTCGGAGCTGCTGCGCGAGGAACCCCACCGCCGGACCGTGCTGGTGCCGGCATTCCTGTCCCGCGGCTATCACGTCAGCCGCGACATCCCGTCGCACATCGAGGACAGCGGGCACCACGACGTCACCGTGACCCGGGCCCTGGGACCCGACCCCGCGCTGGTCCGGGTTCTCGTCGACCGGCTGATCGAATCCGGTTGGCGACCAGACGATTCGGTGATCCTGGCGGCGGCGGGCACCTCTGATCCCGCCGCGATGCACGACCTGCACACCACGGCGACGTGGCTGTCGGCGACGCTGGGCTCGCGGGTCGAGCTCGCGTTCGCCGCGACCGGGGAGCCGCGCATCGCCGACGCGGTGGCTACGGCGCGGCGGCAGGGCAGGCGCGGACGCAGGGTTGTCGTCGCGTCATATCTGTTGTCGGAGGGCCTGTTCCAGGACCGGCTGCGCGCCAGCGGCGCCGACCTGGTGACCGACCCGCTGGGCCCCCATCCCGGGGTGACCCGGCTGATCATCAACCGCTTCCAGCGAGCCGGCTTCGACACTTCAGCCGAAATTGCATTCCGGCAGCCGTCTTTCGAGTATGCGCCTGCCGGAATGCAATTTCGGCGATAA